Genomic segment of Umezawaea sp. Da 62-37:
CGGTGCTCACCGGCGGCGCGGACGCCGTGGACGCGCGCGAGCCCCCGGCTGGTGCGCCGCTCGTGGTGCTCGTCCACCAGGACGTCGGGCCGGACGTCGGCGCGCGGGACGTAGTACTGCGGGTAGAACCGGTGCTCCCAGACGTGGAGCGCGCGCGTGGTGTCGAGCACGACCTCGCCCGCCAGCAGCGCGCGGATGCGGCGCGGGACGGGCTGCACGTGGTCCACGGGCACGGGCGGGGCGGGGTAGTCGGTCATGTCCGCACGGTAGTACCCGCTGCTGGAGGGCGTGATCGAAAATTGTCGGTGCTGCCGGCTACCTTGGTCCCATCGCGTCACCGGGGTCCCGAGGAGAGATCAGAATGCCTGCTGCCACCACGTACCTGGAGCTGTCCGAGACGGACGGCGGTGCCCACAAGTTCTACGAGGTGCACGTGGCCGACACGAGGGTGACGATCACCTACGGGCGCATCGGCGAGACGGGGACGATCCGCGACGCGACGTACCCGGACGCCGCCAAGGCCGTGAAGGCGGCCGAGAAGAAGATCGGCGAGAAGGTGCGCAAGGGGTACGCGCCCGCCGTGAAGGGCGTGCGGCAGCGGCGCGCGGTCAGCAGGCGGCAGATCGCCAGCGTCGTGTCCACCGCGCACCAGGCGCCGGTGCTGTGGCGGTTCGCGTCCGGCGCGCCCGCGTTCGGCATCTTCGTCGGCGAGGACCAGGCCTGGGTGGGCAACGAGAGGGGCGACGTCTTCACGCTCACCCACGACGGCGCGGTCACCGGCCGGTACGGCCTGCCCGACGGGGTGAAGTGCATCGTGGCGGACGACTTCTGGATCTACGCGGGGTGCGACGACGGCCGCGTGTACGACCTGGGCGGCAAGGTGCCCAGGGTCGCCTACGAGATCGCCAGCAACGTCGACATCTACTGGCTGGACATCGACGACGGCGTGCTCGGCGTGTCCGACCGGCAGGGCGGCATCACGATCGTCGACCACGAGGACGAGTTCCAGTGGTCGCGGCCGAGCAGCGGTGACGGCGCGTGGATGGTCCGCTGCGCACCGGAGGGCGCTTTCCACGGGCACTCGCGGGGCGTCACGCACTACGCGGCGCGGTCGGGTGACCAGGTGTGGCACACGGACACCAACGGGGACGTGCTGTTCGGGTGGCAGGAGCCCGCGGAGGTCTTCGCGGGGACCAGTCGGGGGTGGGTGCACCGGCTGGCGAAGTCGAACGGGGCGGAGATCGCGCGGTACCGGTGTGACGCGGCGGTGTTCTCGTGCGCCACTTCGCCGGATGGTGAGTACGTGTTCGCCGGGGACAGCCATTCGTCGGTGTACTGCTTCGCCGCGGATGGGACGCGGTTGTGGAAGTTGGGGACGGGGTGCGGGTCGGCGTTCTCGATGCAGTACCGGGATGAGCGGTTGTACATCGTGACGACCGATGGGTCGTTGGCGTGCATCGACGCGAGTCCGGCTGCGGTGGGGGCGGCGGAGCAGGGGCGCGTGCCGATGCGGAGTGATGTGAAGGCGGACGGGTGGAAGAGGGTGGAGGCGACCGCTGAGGTGGAGACGGTGGTCGTGAGTGGTGGCGGGGTGGTGGTGGAGTGCGTGCAGGTCGGGGGGAGGTTGAGGGTGCATGTGGTGTCGGAGGGGTATGACCGGGGGCGTGGGGTGCAGTTCCCGAAGGACATTCGGGTGGCCGGGGCTCGGTATGTGGTGACGGAGATCCACAGTTCGGCCAGTGGGGGGTTTTATCGGGCTCGGGGGGAGATCAAGAGGCTTTTGTGATGGTGGGGCTGGGGGTCGCATTCAACGTGAGCGGGTGGCCGGGGCTGTCGTGCTGGGTTGCCGGTGTTGGATTCAATGTGGTTGGACGGGTGCCGTGCTGGGTCGCCGGTGTCGGATCCAGGATCTCCGGGTGCGGCCGGCTTGACTTGGGGCCCCTTTTTTGGGCCTAGTCGGGCTAAAAGGGCAGGTGGTAGAGATGCCCGCCGACCAATTATAGGCCCAAAAACCCCAAGTCAAGCCGGCCGCACAAGCGGACGAGTGCTGCTCGGTGGGTGGTCAAACGGCAAGTCTGCTCGGTGCCGTTGTGGTCGGGTAGACCTGTTCGGTGGTGTGGGTGGGTGGGCAGGTCTGCTCGGTGGTGTGGGTGGTTTGGCAGTTGTCTGTCGTTAGCGGGGTACGCAGGTGAGGGGGGTGTTCTTGGGTGGGGTGCCGGTGCCGACCAGGCCGAAGCTGATGGTTTTCGAGATTTCTACGGTGCCGTTGTAGGCGGCGTTGACGGCGCGGACGGAGCGGCCGTTCTGGGTGATGGTGGCGTCCCAGGAGTTCTGCACGCGTTGGTCGCCGGGGAACGTCCAGTCGACTTCCCAGCCGGTCAGGGGGCGGCCGCCGGAGTTGGTGATCACGATGGTGGCGGTGAAGCCCTCGGGCCAGGTGGTGCCGATGGTCAGCTGGGCTGAGCAGGCGGCGGGGCCGAGGGGTTTTGAGGTGGTGGGGGGTGCTGGTTGAGGTTCGTCGACGGTTACCGAGAACTCGTCGATGGCGTTGCCCGCGCCGCCGCGCCACAGGTTGAAGCCGGCCTCCACGCCGATGAGGTACCACTCCGGTTTGATCCAGCCCCGGTTCTGCGCGTCCTTGGTGAACGCGCGGATGTCCAGGTCCTCCACCGAGGTCACGGCGCCGACGCGTTCGTAGATCACCCGGTTGCGGCCGTCTGCCTTCTCGAACCACACGTCCCAGCTCGCGCCCGCGATGGGCATCGCGCCCGCGACCATGACGCCGCTCGGCCGGACGTCGCCGTTGCTGCGCAACCAGATCGCCATCTCGGCGCCGTCGGGCGCGCCGTCGACGGCGGGCTTGCTGTGGAACCAGACGGCGTAGGCGGCGTTGTAGGTGCCGCCCTCCCCCGCGGTGCCCACCAGGTCGCTGGTGATCGCGGGCAGCCGGGAGACCTGCACCGGGAGGCCGCTGTTGTCCGAGCACGTCCCGAAGTGGCAGCCCTTCACCAGCGCGGGCGACGCGGCGGGTGCGCCGTTCGCCGGGCGGTCGTGTTCGGCGCGCTCGACCTTGAGCGACCGGTCCCCCACGTCCACGCACTGGGCGGTGTCGGCGCCCCAGATGTTGTTGAGCGCCAGGTACTCCTTCCCCCCGGCGGGCGCGGTGTCCTCCTTGCCGCACAACTTCGTGGTCGAGGCGACGGACCCGGCGGGCAGCGCGGCCAGCAGGACCAATCCCACCGCGGCGGCCAGGACGGCGCCCACGATGCCGACCGCCGCCAACGTGAGGGAGACCCGGAAGGCCAACTACGCCAAGGGATGGCTCATCGCTGCGCTCCTCGGAGGAACCGAACGGTGCTTGACGCGCTCATCTCCGGAGTACGGAAGATCCGGACGGGCGGTTCAAGGGCCGACCGATCGGTCCAGTCAGGCGGGGTCGACCACGAGGATCGCCGGACCGACGCGCAGGACGCCGTCGTCGAGCGGTTCGCAGCGCACGCCTCCACGGCCCCGCAGCGCGCGGTGCGCACCCGGCGCGAGGACCTCGTCCATCCAGCCGCAGGGACTGGCGGGCCGGTTCGCCTGGAATCGGACGGGGCCGTCGCCGCAGTCGAGGCTGAAGAGGGCACCTGCTGCGAGGCGGGTGGCGGCGAGCGTGTCTACAGGAAAGCCGCGGAGGACCACGTTGCGGCGGGGCAGCAGCGGGTTCGGTACCGCCGCCAGCGCCAGTTCGCGGGTGATCGCCTCCAGGGACTCGACGGCGAAGACCGTCACCGAGGCGCGGCGGTGCGCTGGTCGGGCGTGGAAGCGGTCGCCCACCAAGCCCAGGTGCGCACGCACTTCGGCCTTCTCACACCCACTCGCCAACGGCTCCGCCACCGGACCGTCCTTAGACCACATCTCATTTGGGGTTGTAGTGGGTCAGCAGGTCCAGCTTGACGGCTCGGCGGTAGCAGATGACCGCACAAGCCAGCTGGGCGAATGCCGTGAAGTGGGCGGCCTTGCGTTCATACCGGCGCGCCAACCGGCGGAACCGGGAAACCCATTCCAAGGTCCGTTCGATGACGTACCGGTGGCGTCCGAGCCGTTTGGGTGACTCGATGCCCGGCGTGCGATCCTGGCGATGATGCCCCGTCGGCGTAGTGCTTTCCGGCAGGCTGGGTAGTCGTAGCCCTTGTCCGCGTGCAGCTTGCGTGGCCGGCGACGAGGCCTGCCGGCGGGCCCCTTGACCGGGATCACGGCATCGACGATCGTCTCCAGTTCCAGGTGGTCGTTGCGGTTGGCAGCGGAGACGCCCACCGCCAGCGGGAGGCCTCCGCGGTCGCTGATCGCATGGATCTTGGAGCCGGGTTTGCCCCGGTCGACCGGACTGGGGCCGGTCAGATCCCCTTTGACCGCACGGACGTGCATGCTGTCCACCGACGCACGTGACCAGTCGATCGACCCGACAACGCCAAGCAGATCCAGCATCACCTGATGCAGCCGGGCGAAAACGTCCGCCTCGACCCACTCGGTGAACCGGCGATGCGCCGTCGGGCAGCTGACCCCGAACGACGAGGGCAGCGCTGACCAGGCACATCCGGTCTGCAACACGTACAAGATCGCCGCCAGCACCATACGGTCGTCCAGACGCCGCCGACCTCCGCACTGGTGGCGTTGCGGCGCGTCAGGCAGCAACGGCTGCGCCAACAGCCACAACGGCTCCGGACACCACTTCTCCACATCGCTCATCGTTGATCAACGATATCGCCTACCTGACAACAACCCCAAACGAGATGCGGTCTTAGGACGGCCCTCGTAGGCGTGCACCGGTGAGACGACCAGCGCCACCACGTCGACCTGAAAGCGCTCGGGCACGTGGTGAGGATATCCCAGGCGGACACGGGGGTCCGGAACCGCGAAACGTCCCGAACCCCTTCACCCGACTCCGGCCCTAGACACCCATCCTGGCCTCGATCATGTCGGCCGCCCGTGCCGTGCCGCCCGATTCCCGCACGCGGTCGCGCATCCAGCGGAGTCTGGCGGCCGTCGGTTCGTCCGCAGCGAGGTCCAGTACCGCGTGGCGCAGGGCTTCGGGGGTGGTGGTGGACAGTTCGACGATGCGGCCGAGGCCGAGTTCGACGACCTGCCTGGCGTCCATGTCCTGTTCGGCGACCTCCGGAGCGAGCAGGAGCGGGGTGCCCTGCTGCACCGCGGCCATGACGCCGCCGAGGCCGCCGTTGGAGAGGAACACGGTGGTGTGTTCGAGCACGGCCACCTGGGGGAGCCAGGGGTGGACCTCGAAGTTGGGGGGCAGTTCGCCGAGGTCGGCGTCGGCCCAGCCGCCGAGGGTGATGACGACGTGCCAGTCGAGGTCGGCGAAGGCGGTGGCGAAGAGGCGGAAGAAGTCCGGGCGGGCGTTGTGGACGGTGCCGAGTGAGATGAAGAGGACGGGGCGGTCGGGGGTCGGCGGGTGCCAGTCGCCGTGGAAGATGGTGCCGTCGTTGCAGGGGCCGACGAAGGCGTAGTGGTCGCTGAAGGAGTCGCCGTGCGGTTGGAACTCCTTGGGGACGAAGACCAGCGCGAGGTCGTTCGGCTGGTACAGCCGGGTTTCGTCGATGCCGTGCTGGACGAACAGGTCCTGGAGGCCGGATTCGACAGCGGCGGCCTCGGCGCCCCGCGGGCCCGCCAGGAGTTCGGCGCGGCGGGGCGCGGTCCAGTCGACGGTGTCGTTGAACGCGAGGTTCGGATGGGTCAGGACGATCGGGACCGTCCACTTGCGACCGAGCACCGCGGCGGCGCCGTACATCATGGGGTCGAAGACGATCAGGTCCGGCGCTTCGTCGACGAGGGCTTCGACACCGTCGACGTCGCGCAAGCCCTCTTCGTAGAAGCGCATGCAGGTCAGCACGATCTCGGTGGTGTCGGCGTGGTCGCTCACGCCCGCGGGGATGGCGGCCAGGGACGGGCCGTAGATCAGCGGTTCGACACCGGAGTGCTTGGCGTACTCGGCGAACGGCTCGGTCGTGGCGTAGCCGACCCGGTGGCCGCGCTTGGCGAGCGCCTCGGCGATGGTGAGCGTCGGGAACACGTGGCCGAAGGCCGGGGCGCTGAGGAACAGGACGTGCTTGGGCATGGTTCTCCTCACGTGAGGGCGGCGTGCACCTTCCGCACGGCCGTGCTGATGTCGTCGACGTCCGCGTCGGTGTAGTTCTCGTTCCAGAACAGGACCAGCAGCGTCGTGGCGAGCAGCCGTTCGGCCGCCGGGCAGAGGCCGGGGCCGTAGCTCCAGTCCTTCCTGGACGGCGGGCTCGACAGCGGGAACGCGGAGTTGCCGTAGATCCGGCCGTTCGCGAGCACCGGCGAGGCGTAGGCGGGGTGGTCGAGCAGCCTGCCCTCGGCGAGGATCCCCTCGGCGCGCAGCGCGGACGCCCAGCGCAGGTTCGTGCCGCCCGCCGTCGCCGGGTCGAGCACCAGCGGAAAGGACCAGAAGCTGTGGCCGTCCGCGTCGGGCAGGCCGACGCCGGGCAGGCCGCGCAGCGACCCGATCAGCCTGCGCGCGGTGCGCCTGCGGCGTTCCACGACGTCGCCGAGCCGCCCGAGCTGCACCCTGGCGACCGCACCCTGCAACTCGGTCATCCGGTAGTTCATCCCGAACGACAGGTGCGTGCGGGCCGCCGTGTCGCGCGGCCGCCCCTTGTCGCCGAACAGCCGGAGCCTGCGCGCGAGGGCGGGGTCGTCGGTGATCGCGAGCCCGCCGTCCCCGCAGGTGATGTGCTTGTACTGCTGGAGGCTGAAGCAGCCGACGTCGCCGACCGTGCCCGCGAGGCGGCCCGCCACCGGCTCGGCGAGCAGCGCCTGCGCGCAGTCCTCGATCAGCATGATCCCGCGCCCGCGGGCGATGTCGGCCAGTTCGACGACGGGCGCGGGCGCGCCGAGCAGGTGCACGGCCACGATCGCGCGGGTGCGCGGGGACAGGCAGCGCCGCACGCTCTCGGGGGTCAGGTTGCCGGTCAGCGGGTCGACGTCGGCGAACACCGGCACGGCGTTCTGCGCCAGGATCGCGATGATCGTGCCGAAGTCGGTGACCGGAGTCGTGATGACCTCGTCGCCCGGATCGGGGTCGAGCGCGCCGATCGCCATGTGCAGCGCGGCCGTGCCGGAGCTGCACGCGACCGCGTGGCCGACGCCGTGCAGCCGCGCCATGTCCGACTCCAGCCCGGCGACGTGCGTGCCGCCGAGCGCGTTGAGCCTGCCGCCCGCCAGCACCTCCTGCACGGCCGCGCTCTCCTCCGCGCCGAACGTGCGCCCCGCCGCCCCGGTCGCCACCGGGAACGGGCGGGTGCGCACCGGGGTGCCGCCGTGCAGGGCCAGCCCGTCGAGGGTGCTGGTCACCCGACGTCCCAGGTGACCGGCAGGCTGTGGGTGCCGTAGACGACCATCGTCTCCCGCCGGGGGACCTCGGCCGCGGGCACGGCGAGCCGCAGCGTCGGGAACCGGCGCAGCAGCGCGGTGAGCCCGATCCGCAGCTCCACGCGGGCCAGTTGCAGGCCGGTGCACAGGTGCACGCCGCCGCCGAACGCCACGTGCCCGGCCGCCGAGCGGGTCAGGTCCAGCACGTCGGGGTTCGGGAAGCGCAGGGGGTCGCGGTTGGCCGCGGCCAGCGACATCGTGACGGACTCCCCCGCCTTCACCAGCGTGCCCGCGACCTCGACGTCCTCGACCGCCGTCCGCACCGGGCCGATGTGGCTGACCGTGAGGTACCGCAGCAGCTCCTCCACGGCGTTGTCCACCAGCGACGGGTCGGCGCGCAGCGCGGCCAGCTGCTCGGGGTGCTCCAGCAGCGCGAACACGCCCAGCGTCAACGTGTTCGACGTCGTCTCGTGGCCCGCCATCAGCAGGATCATCACCACGGTGACCAGTTCGCCGTCGTCCAGCTCGCCGCCGGCGACGAGCCTGCTCAGCACGTCGTCGCCGGGCCGCTCGTGCTTCACCTTGATCGCGGTGGTCAGGAAGTCGATCATCGACAGCCAGGAGGCGACGGTGTCCTCCTCCGACGCGCTGAGGTCGAACAGCGTGTCGGAGTCGTGCTGGAACCGGTCGTGCTCGGCGTAGGGCAGGCCCAGCACCTCGCACATCAGCAACGACGGCAGCGGCAGGGCGTAGGAGCGCAGCAGGTCGACCGACGGCCCCTGGCGCTCCATCCCGTCGAGCAGCGACTCGGCGATCTGCTCGATCCGCGGCGCCAGCTCGTTGGCCCGCCGCAGGGTGAACTCGGACGTGAGCAGCTTGCGGTACTTGGTGTGCTCCGGCGGGTCGAGCCGGGTGAACATGCCGGGCAGCACCTCGGGGATCTCCACCCGCGCCATGGCGAGCGTCGGCCGCACCAGGTCCGCGCGGTGGCTGAACCGGGGGTCGGTCAGCACGGTGCGGACGGCGGCGTGGCCCGTGGCGATCCAGCCGAGGTGCCCGTCCGGGAACGAGAACCGGCTGATCGGCGCGGCCTCCCGCGCCCGGCCCAGCTCGTCGGGCGGGTCGAACGGACAACTGCGCGCGGTCGGGATCGACCGCATTGTGCTCCCGGTTTCCACAGCAGATCACTCCAAGGCATTCGCCGAAGTCGCGAGGGAAAATGCGGGACATTCCCCACCGCATCGACGCAGATGCTGGCACACCTCCGAGCGAACCCGCAACGACCAGGTCGTACCCATTTCCTCCGAATTCGCAGTCCCATTGTTCCGACTTTGTCGTTCAACGCCGGGGGCCCGACGTCGTACAACGTTCCCGTGTTAGGAATTCAGACCGGCGCACGCGGCGGGCGGTGGCACCCCGTCGTGGAAGTCGAACACCAGCGCCCGGCACAGCTCCCCGAGCGCGGCCTGGACGTCGGTGGTCCACGGCGTCACGGTCAGGTCGCGGCTCGCGCTCGCCAGCGTGCCGTCCGGGCTCCACGCCAGGTCGGTCACCGGCCCGGTGTGCCCGGACAGCACCGCCCAGCGGGTGAGCGTCGCGGCGTCCAGCAGGGTCACCGTGTCGTCGTGGTCGAAGGTCGCGATGAGGCGCCCGTCGGGGCTGTAGGCGAGGAAGCTGAACCGGCCGCCGGGGTCGGTCAGCTCCCCGGTCCGCCGGTGGGTCGCGGCGTCCCAGAGCACCACCCGCCCGGCGCCGTCGAGGTAGGCGGTGGCGGCCAGCACCGTCCCGTCCGGGCTGAACACGACGGTCGACGCGTGCGCGTCCTCGGCCACGACGGCCTCCTCCCCGGTCCCGGTGTCCCAGACCAGGACCCGGCCGCGCGTGGTCGCGACGGCCAGCGAGCGGCCGTCCGGGCTGTAGTTCACGTCGAGCGCCCCGTCTTCGCCCAGGTCCCGGTCGCGGTGCCGCCCGGTCCCGACGTCGAGGAACCGCACGGTCCGGGTGTCCACGATGATGGCCAGCGTCCGCGAGTCCGGGCTGAACACCGCCTTCTCCATCGCGTGACCGTCGAGCACCGTGCCGACCTCGGCCAGCGTGGCCGCGTCGCGCAGCACCACCTTCCCGCCGTGCCCGGCGAGCACCCACCGCCCGTCGGGGCTCACCACCGGGCCGCGGGTCTCCAGCGACGACGTCCCGCCGCCGGGCACCGACGCCAGCGGGGCACGGGTCCCGCGGTCCCAGACCAGCAGCGACCCGTCCGCGCTGCTGCTCACGACATTGCCGCCGACCGGGTCGAACGCGACTCCGCTGACCGTGTCGACGTGGCCGATGAACGGGACGCGGGTGCGGTCCCAGAGCAGGAAGCCGGACTTGCTGCTGCCCGCGATGAACCGGCCGTCCGGGCTGACCACCGCCGCGCCGACGCCGTGGTTCTTGTTGCGCAGCAGCTGGCCCACGCGGGCCCGGCGGGCCAGGTCCCAGACGGCCACGGTGCCGCCGATGTCGACCGAGAACAGCCGTCCGCCGGTCGGGTCGAACTCGACCTGGGCGACGCTGTCCACGTGCTCCAGGTCGGCCACCCGCTGCCGGGTGGCCACGTCCCACAACCGCACCGAACGCCCCGCGCCCGCGGTGGCGATCGTGCGGCCGTCCGGGCTGAACGCCACCGAGCTGAGCAGCCCCTCCGGTGAGGGCAGGGCGCCGACGGCGGTGGCCGTGCGCGGGTCCCACAGCACGACTCCGCCGCGGTCGGTGAACGCCAGCGTCGTGCCATCCGGGCTGTACGCGAGCGAGCCGGACCCCGCCCCGGCGCCCGGTGTGGCGACCGCCCTGGCGTCCAGGGTGTCGAGCAGCCGGGTCGCGTCCGCGTCCGCCACGGCGACTACCCGGCCGTCGGGGCTGAACCGCAGCTCGCGGACGGGGCTGGTGGAGGCCGCTCCGCGGGCCACCAGCGACCGGTCGGCCAGCCGCCAGATCAGCACCTCGCCGTCCTCCGTGCCCGCCGCGACCAGTGTGCCGTCCACGCTGACCGCGACCACGAGCACCTGGCCGAACGAGCCGGTCAGCTCGCCGCGGCGGGTGTGTTCGGCCACGTCCCAGAGGTCGACGCGGCCCGGTGCGCCGGGTGCGGCGAGCAGGTGGCCGTCCGGGGTGAACGCCGGTTTCGTGCGCACGTCCGTCGGCGACGGCAGCAGTGCCTGGTAGTCGCGCCGCGACGCGAGGCTGAGCACCTCGCTGCGCGCCTCGACCGTGGGGTAGCTCTGGTAGGCCTCCAGGCTCGCGCGCATCGCGCGGGCGACGTCCTTGCCCGCCAGCGTCTCCGCCTCGGCCGCGAGCTGCCGCGACGTGCTGACCAGGCCCTCGCTGACGGCGTCCTGGCGCTGCCGGACGGCCACGACCGTGACGGCGACGGCCACCACGAGCAGCACGGACAGCGCGGTGGTGAGCCAGCGCAGCTGGCGGTTGCGGCGCTGGCGCAACGCCTGGTCCAGCTCCTCGGCGCGCGTGCTGGAGTGGAGGAACGACCGCTCGGGCACGGTCATGTCGGCGTCGTGCCGCTTCGCCCAGTCGCCGGTGACCGCGAGCCGGACGCCCCGGTAGAGCGCGCCGGGGTCGCGCCGCACGGCCTCCCAGGCGGCGGTGGCCTCGGTGAGGCCCCGGTGCACGCGGATGTCGGCGCGGTCCTCGGCCAGCCAGTCCCGCAGCCTCGGCCACGACCGGATCAGGGTCTCGTGGGCGATCTCGACGGAGTCCTTGTCCAGCACCACGAGGCGCGCGTGGGCGAGGCCGTCCAGCACGGCGGCGGTGTCCGGGTCGTCGTCCAGCTCGCAGCACGGCACGCGGCGGCGGGTGTCCTCGTTGCCCTCGCCGAGGGTGATCAGCCGCAGCAGGATCTGCCGGGCGCGCCGCTGCCCTCCGGGGTCGAGCGCGGTGTACACCTGCTCGGCGGTCTGCGCGATGGCGCCGTGGATGCCGCCGGACGCCTCGTAACCGGCCACCGTCAGGGCGTTGCCGCGGCGGCGGCGCCAGGTCTCCAGCAGGGCGTGCGACACCAGCGGCAGCATCCCGGCCTGCCCGGTCGCGTCGGCGACGATCTTGGCCAGCAGCGGCCCCTCGACCGTGCAGCCCGCCTGGACGGCGGGCTTGATGATCGCCTGCGGCAGCTCGTCGCTGCTCATCGGACCGACCGCGACCTGCGCCTCGGCCAGCGCCCGCGCCAGGCCGGTGTGCGCGGCGCAGCGGTGGTAGAAGTCGGCCCGGATGCCCACCACGACCCGGCGCTCCCCCACGTCGGACTCCGCCTCGGCCAGCAGCGCGTCGATGAACCGGGCGCGCTCGGACTCGTCGCGGCAGAGGGTGAACACCTCCTCGAACTGGTCGACCACGACCACGAGTTCGGCGCCGGGCGGGTGCTCGTCCAGCACCCGCGCCAGCTCGCGCATCGGCCGGGCGCCGGGCGTGAACAGGACCGCGCGCAACCCCGGCAGCAGCCCGGCCCGCAGCAGCGACGACTTGCCTGCTCCGGACACCCCGAGCACGCCGACGAACCGGTGGTCGGCCAGCCGCGCGCGCACCTCCTCCACGAGCCGTTCCCGGCCGAAGAACCGGGCGCTGTCCTCGGGCTGGAACGCCGCCAGCCCCACGTACGGCGAGCCCGCGTCGCCGTCGCCCGGCTCCTCCGCGGCGCTCAGCTCGGCCGCGAGTGCGTGCCAGCGGGCCTCCCACCCGTCCACGTCGCCGCCGCAGGCGCGGACGTAGGCGAGGGTCACCGCGAGCCTCGGCAGCTTCCGCCCGCCCGCGGCGTCGGACAGGGTCGCGGCCGAGTAGTGCGCGACCACACCCAATTCCCGATAAGGCGGGCTCCCCGCTTTCTCCCGGACCGCGCGCAAATCGGCGGCGAATCCCAGCAACGGGCTGTCGCCCACATCCAACGGGCGTTCACGACGCGGCATGTGCACCATCCCCAGATTTCGCGCCCATTGTCCAGACGTTGTCGTACAGCGTCCAGACACCGACATCGAACAACGATTCGGCACTAGACAGGCGGCAGGACGCAGGGCAACGAAACAGGGGACGCACCGTGACCCGTTCCACCCGCATTCCGCTGACCGCGGCCCAGCGCGACATCTGGGCGGCGGCCTCGCACCTGCCGCACCTCGCGCAGCACAACTCCGTCGCCCTCGACCGGCTCACCGGGGAGGTCGACGTCGCCGTGCTGCGGGCGTGCCTGGCGCGGGCACTG
This window contains:
- a CDS encoding WGR domain-containing protein — translated: MPAATTYLELSETDGGAHKFYEVHVADTRVTITYGRIGETGTIRDATYPDAAKAVKAAEKKIGEKVRKGYAPAVKGVRQRRAVSRRQIASVVSTAHQAPVLWRFASGAPAFGIFVGEDQAWVGNERGDVFTLTHDGAVTGRYGLPDGVKCIVADDFWIYAGCDDGRVYDLGGKVPRVAYEIASNVDIYWLDIDDGVLGVSDRQGGITIVDHEDEFQWSRPSSGDGAWMVRCAPEGAFHGHSRGVTHYAARSGDQVWHTDTNGDVLFGWQEPAEVFAGTSRGWVHRLAKSNGAEIARYRCDAAVFSCATSPDGEYVFAGDSHSSVYCFAADGTRLWKLGTGCGSAFSMQYRDERLYIVTTDGSLACIDASPAAVGAAEQGRVPMRSDVKADGWKRVEATAEVETVVVSGGGVVVECVQVGGRLRVHVVSEGYDRGRGVQFPKDIRVAGARYVVTEIHSSASGGFYRARGEIKRLL
- a CDS encoding cellulose binding domain-containing protein, producing MAFRVSLTLAAVGIVGAVLAAAVGLVLLAALPAGSVASTTKLCGKEDTAPAGGKEYLALNNIWGADTAQCVDVGDRSLKVERAEHDRPANGAPAASPALVKGCHFGTCSDNSGLPVQVSRLPAITSDLVGTAGEGGTYNAAYAVWFHSKPAVDGAPDGAEMAIWLRSNGDVRPSGVMVAGAMPIAGASWDVWFEKADGRNRVIYERVGAVTSVEDLDIRAFTKDAQNRGWIKPEWYLIGVEAGFNLWRGGAGNAIDEFSVTVDEPQPAPPTTSKPLGPAACSAQLTIGTTWPEGFTATIVITNSGGRPLTGWEVDWTFPGDQRVQNSWDATITQNGRSVRAVNAAYNGTVEISKTISFGLVGTGTPPKNTPLTCVPR
- a CDS encoding molybdenum cofactor biosysynthesis protein translates to MRAHLGLVGDRFHARPAHRRASVTVFAVESLEAITRELALAAVPNPLLPRRNVVLRGFPVDTLAATRLAAGALFSLDCGDGPVRFQANRPASPCGWMDEVLAPGAHRALRGRGGVRCEPLDDGVLRVGPAILVVDPA
- a CDS encoding IS5 family transposase (programmed frameshift) codes for the protein MSDVEKWCPEPLWLLAQPLLPDAPQRHQCGGRRRLDDRMVLAAILYVLQTGCAWSALPSSFGVSCPTAHRRFTEWVEADVFARLHQVMLDLLGVVGSIDWSRASVDSMHVRAVKGDLTGPSPVDRGKPGSKIHAISDRGGLPLAVGVSAANRNDHLELETIVDAVIPVKGPAGRPRRRPRKLHADKGYDYPACRKALRRRGIIARIARPGIESPKRLGRHRYVIERTLEWVSRFRRLARRYERKAAHFTAFAQLACAVICYRRAVKLDLLTHYNPK
- a CDS encoding macrolide family glycosyltransferase, with amino-acid sequence MPKHVLFLSAPAFGHVFPTLTIAEALAKRGHRVGYATTEPFAEYAKHSGVEPLIYGPSLAAIPAGVSDHADTTEIVLTCMRFYEEGLRDVDGVEALVDEAPDLIVFDPMMYGAAAVLGRKWTVPIVLTHPNLAFNDTVDWTAPRRAELLAGPRGAEAAAVESGLQDLFVQHGIDETRLYQPNDLALVFVPKEFQPHGDSFSDHYAFVGPCNDGTIFHGDWHPPTPDRPVLFISLGTVHNARPDFFRLFATAFADLDWHVVITLGGWADADLGELPPNFEVHPWLPQVAVLEHTTVFLSNGGLGGVMAAVQQGTPLLLAPEVAEQDMDARQVVELGLGRIVELSTTTPEALRHAVLDLAADEPTAARLRWMRDRVRESGGTARAADMIEARMGV
- a CDS encoding DegT/DnrJ/EryC1/StrS family aminotransferase; amino-acid sequence: MTSTLDGLALHGGTPVRTRPFPVATGAAGRTFGAEESAAVQEVLAGGRLNALGGTHVAGLESDMARLHGVGHAVACSSGTAALHMAIGALDPDPGDEVITTPVTDFGTIIAILAQNAVPVFADVDPLTGNLTPESVRRCLSPRTRAIVAVHLLGAPAPVVELADIARGRGIMLIEDCAQALLAEPVAGRLAGTVGDVGCFSLQQYKHITCGDGGLAITDDPALARRLRLFGDKGRPRDTAARTHLSFGMNYRMTELQGAVARVQLGRLGDVVERRRRTARRLIGSLRGLPGVGLPDADGHSFWSFPLVLDPATAGGTNLRWASALRAEGILAEGRLLDHPAYASPVLANGRIYGNSAFPLSSPPSRKDWSYGPGLCPAAERLLATTLLVLFWNENYTDADVDDISTAVRKVHAALT
- a CDS encoding cytochrome P450; protein product: MRSIPTARSCPFDPPDELGRAREAAPISRFSFPDGHLGWIATGHAAVRTVLTDPRFSHRADLVRPTLAMARVEIPEVLPGMFTRLDPPEHTKYRKLLTSEFTLRRANELAPRIEQIAESLLDGMERQGPSVDLLRSYALPLPSLLMCEVLGLPYAEHDRFQHDSDTLFDLSASEEDTVASWLSMIDFLTTAIKVKHERPGDDVLSRLVAGGELDDGELVTVVMILLMAGHETTSNTLTLGVFALLEHPEQLAALRADPSLVDNAVEELLRYLTVSHIGPVRTAVEDVEVAGTLVKAGESVTMSLAAANRDPLRFPNPDVLDLTRSAAGHVAFGGGVHLCTGLQLARVELRIGLTALLRRFPTLRLAVPAAEVPRRETMVVYGTHSLPVTWDVG